The stretch of DNA CATGCGGAACGCGGTCGGCTTGAACGGCAGGAACTCGTCGGCAGGTTCCCAGTCGTTGAGGTACTCCGCGTAGCCGGAGTCCGATGCGTGCATCGAGACGGGAATACCGGCCTTGACGCAGGCGTCCCAGAACGGGTCGAACTCCTCCGTGCCGAACGACCGGGTGCCGCGCAATCCGGGCACCGGAGCGGGCCGCACGAGGACGGTCTTGGCGCCGCGTTCGAGGCACCATTGCAGCTCCTCGAGCGCCCGGTCGACGATGCCGAGGTTGATGACCGGGGTGGAGAAGATACGGCCCTGGTAATCGAATTGCCAAGTCTCGTACATCCACTCGTTGAGCGCATGAATGACGTCGGCGATGAGCGCGGGATCGTCTTTCATGCGCTCCTCGACCAGGCTGGCCAGCGTCGGGAACATCAGTGAGTAGTCGAGGCCGAGCCCGTCCATCACCTCCATCCGCGCGGCCGGGTCGCGGAACGCGGGGATCGCCTTCATCGGCTTGCCCATCACCTCGCGGAAACTCTTACCGCCGCTGCCGTGCCGGAAATACTCCTCTTGCGCACCGGGCCGCGCGACCACCTCGAACGTCGGATTCGGGATGTAGTCGCTGACCTGATTGCGCACCATGATCTTGGTGCGGCCGCGCACCTCGATGTAGTCGATGACGTGCTTGCGATGCTCCGGCAGGAACTTTGTCAGCGCTTCTTTGGGCTCGTAGAAGTGGTTGTCGGCGTCGAACACTGGATAGGGAAGCTTGCGGGTCATATTCGCCTCCTGGAAGTCTCATTGACATTAACTGGTAATGACATTACCACGTCTGGACCAGCGAAAACACCACCTCGGAGAAAGGGAATCCCAAGCCGGTATCGCGCAGGTCAGACGCCGTTGCCGGGGCGGACCAGGCCGGCCACGCAGAACTCGTAGATGTGGTCGGCGTCGATCGGGGCGCCATTGAGTTCAGCGCCGAGGACCTGCAGCCGCATGGCGCCCAGCGCCGATTGCATGATCAGCGCGGCGGTGGCGTCGACGGTGAGGTCCTTGCGGAAGGTGCCCTCGTTGATGCCGCGGTTGATGATGTCCTTGATCAACTCGTGAAGCGGAGACAGCACGCGGGCGTACTCGCGGGGCAGCGTCTCGGCGAGATGGTCGTTGTAGTTCGTCAGACCGCGGTTGACCCTGTCCTGGGTGCTGGACTCGGCGGGTGTGCAGATCCGGTCGATCAAAATCCGTAGGGCAGCGGCGCTCTCGACGCCGGCGGTGTCCTCGCGCCACTTCTTCGTCGACTCCGACATGATCTTGTCGACCAGCGCGAGCAGCAGCTCATCCTTGGTGGTGAAGTGCTGGTAGAAGGACCGCAGCGAGGTCTTGGACCGCTCGACGACTTCGAGCACCGTGAAGTCGGTGCGACCCGTTTCGCCGAGGATCGCCAGCGCCGACCTCATGAAGCGCCTCTCGCGCGGTTCGACGCCGGCGGCATCCGGTGGCCTGCTGCACTTCGTCACGGTAATGACGTTACCGCTATTGCAGAAGCTCGGTTACTGTTCCGTCCCATGACGACAGACTCAGCGCAGACGTGGACCGTCGCAGGCCTGCTCGATTTGTTCGACGTCTGTCAGGACGGGGAGAACCGCTTCATCGCCGAGACGGGTCCCGCCGGGGAGGACGAGCGCCAAGTGGTGGAGGGCACCCAGGTGCTTGCCCAGGCGATTGTCGCTGTGGCCAAACGGTTCCCGGATAAATCGGTGCGGTCGGTGTCCGCGGTGTTCGCCCGCGCGGTCATGGTCGGGGCGGGGCCGGTGGAGCTGGAACTCGACGTGGTGAGCGAGGGCCGGTCCACCGCCACCGCGATCGTCGCCGCCAAGCAGAACGGCAAGCGGTGCATCACGATGACGATGCTCACCGACGTGCCGACCGCTGACGTGATTCGGCACCATCTGCCACGCCCCGAGGTAGCCGGGCCGAATGATGCCAACGTCGCAGAGATGCCGATGGAGGGACGGCAGCTGCGGTTGGTCGACGTCGTCGACGTCAACAGTCCGGACGAGGTAGGCCCGCCGGAGCTATATGCGTGGCTGCACTACGACCCGATCCCGTCGCGCGACGACCTCGCGAAGGCGTTGGTTGCGTATTTCACAGGGCACCTTGGCATTTCGACGACGATGCGGGCGCACGAGGGCATCGGCACCGGGCAGGCTCACCTGACGGTGTCGACGGCGCCGATGACCATCACCGTGAGCTTTCATGAACCGGTCCGCTGGGACGGCTGGCTGCTCTACACCCACGAGAGCACGCAGGTCGGTGCCGGCATGTCGTATGTACGCGGTGCTGTGCACACCGAGGAGGGGAATCTGATCGCGTCGTTCGCGCAGGACGCGTTGATCCGCCCGCTGCGCACGACCGATACGGCGATCAAAGAACAGTCGCGTTTATAGCGCGAGCAGACGCAAAGTGTCCCGACACGCCGGGAGAAGCGAGCACTTTGCGTCTGCTCGGCAAAGATTTAGATCTTCAGATAGCCCTTGTCCGCGGGGATTTGGGCCGCTGTCACCAGTGACAACGCGTCGCTTGCCAGCCACACCACGATGTCGGAGATCAGGTCCGGGGCGGTATGCGACCTTGCCTGCCAGTGGTGGTTCGCTCATGCCTCGGCTCCTCATGGGTCAATGGTCTACGTCGTGGGCGTGGTGGACGATGTCGTGCAGGTGGTAGATCGCGATCGTCGCGATGGTGAACTCGCTGCCATTGCTGCGCAGGCCGCGCCGCGACCACGCGTCGGCGGGCACGTGGGCGTAGGTGTCGGCGACGACGTTTGCGGCGTCGAACAGTTCGGTGGCCACCGTCGCAGGGTGTTGCGAGGCGTAGCCGTCGGCGATCGCGGTCTCGTCCTGGTCCCAGTTCGGAAACTGCGGGTCATCCTCGGTGAGCATCAACTGCATGCGGTTATTGAAGATCCGGTGGACGTCGCGGACATGGCAGCCGTACTCCAGCGTGGACCACACCGTGGGTTCACGGCGTTCCGTGGCGCCAGGTTCGCCGAGGCGCGCCATCCAATTGGTGGCGTCGCCGCGGATCCGATCGGCCACCTCGGTGTAGTGCACGGATGCGGCGTCGAAGCCGCACTCGGGGCAGGCGCGCGACAGCACCCAGGTCCAGTCTTTGGTGTCAGGCTCGATGGGCTCAGGAGTCACGGCACCAGTGTGGCAGCCACCTCGCGAATTCGATCGCCGGCGCCGGAAGAAATCGGCTCACCGTGGCCGAAGCAGGCGGTGTCGGCGTCGAGGGCGGCCAATCGCTGAAATGCCGCAACGGTTTGTGCGCGGTTCTGATTGAAGACGCCGAGCATGACGGTGCTGACGTTGGCGATGGTGTCGCCCGTGAACAGCACGCCGTGGCGAGGCAGGTGGATCGCAATGCTGCCTTCGGTGTGGCCGGGGATCGCCAGGATTTCGGCGCCACCGCCGAAATCGAGCACGTCGCCGTCTCCGAGTTCCCGATCCACCGGCACCGGCGGCGCTGTGTCCGGCAGCCCCACCGAAACTCGTTGATAGATCGGTATTTCCCAGTCTTCGAACACGGCCGGTGGCACAGCCGTCCCCGTCCGGATCGCGTCGGCGTCACCGGCGCCCGCGTACACCGGTGCGCCGGTGGCTTCATGCAGCTCGGCGGCCGATCCGATGTGGTCGACGTGGCCGTGGGTCAGCACAATCCGGTCCACACCCGGCACAGCCTCCAGTATTTCCGCGCCGGATCCCGGCGCGCCGGTATCGATCAGCGTCACCGAGTCGTCGTCGCGCCAGACGTACAGCTGCCAGCCGTTCACGCGCAGCATGGTCAGGATCGGTGTCATCGGCACCGTGTCCATGCCTCGACGCTAAAGGTCCCTGCGGGTGAAACGAAAGCTGATCAGCTAGCGGCGAAATCGGCGAGCAGTGCCGACCGAAGCACATCCAAGGGCAGGCCACCGAGATCGAGTGCTCTGCTGTGGAATTCCTTCAACGACAGCCCGCGGCCGAGCATCTCGTCGCGCAGCTGTTGCCAGATCCGCTGTCCGATCGCATACGACGGTGCCTGTCCCGGCCAGCCCAGGTAGCGGTCCAATTCGAAGCGCAGATGCTCTTCTGTCATCGCGCTGTGCGACTGCAGGAATACCCACGCCCGTTCCGCATCCCATTGGCCGCCGTCCGGTGCGGTCAGCCCGCAGTGCACACCGATGTCGATCACCACGCGCGCGGCGCGGAAGCGTTGCGCGTCAAGCATTCCCATTCGATTGCCGGCATCGTCGAGCCAGCCGAGGTCGGCCATCAGGCGCTCGGCGTAGAGCGCCCAACCCTCGCCGTGTCCCGACACCCAGCAGCCCATCCGCCGCCACCGGTTCAGGCGATCCGATGAGACCACCGCGCGGCCGACCTGCAGGTGGTGGCCCGGCACGCCCTCATGGAACACCGTGGTCGTCTCCTGCCAGGTGCGAAAGGTGTCGACGCCAGGCGGGACCGACCACCACATCCTGCCGGGCCGGCTCAGGTCTTCCGAGGGCCCGGTGTAGTAGATGCCACCCGTGTGTGTCGGGGCGATCCTGCACTCAAGCCTGCGCAGCGCGGGCGCGATGTCGAAATGCGTATCCGCCAAGGAGTCGACCGCGCGATCGGACAGGTCCTGCATCCACGCCTGTAGGGCGTCGGTGCCGTGTATCAGGTAGCGCGGCTCGTCGTCCAGCCGCCGCAACGCCTCACTCACCGAAGCGCCGGGATAGAGCTGATTCGCGATCAATTCCTGTTCTGCCACAATGCTTTCCAGCCGTTCGAGACCCCATTGGTACGTCTCGTCGAGATCGACGGCCGTGCCGAGGAATTCGCGCGACAGCAGCCGGTACGCATCACGGCCGAACGCGTCTTCCTGCCGGGCGTGCGGTGCGATCTCGTCGCGGAGCGCGACGGCGAGTGTCGCGTAGGCCTCAGCGGCCGCCGCGGCCCGTTGTTGCAAGTCGGCATGCAGCACGTCGTTTCCGGGCGCCGCGTCTGCCACCATCGTCACGAACAGCTGCTGAATCTGTGCCGCCTGTTGGGCGCCCCGCGCAACTTGGCGGGCCGCGGGCGCCCGTCCGGCCGCCGCGGCCGCGCGCAACGCCTCGACATAGCCGCCGACACGGTCGGGCACCTTGGACATCCGCTTGTCGATCAGGGCCCAGTCCTCGTCGGTGTCGGTGGCCATCAAGTCGAAAACGTCACGCATCGACTGCAGCGGCGACGCGATCACGTTCAAATCGCCGACATCCAGTCCGGCATCATGCAATTCGATCTGCAGGCCGAGCCGTTCACGCATTGCCGCGATCGTCACATGGTCGACCTCATCGGTCGCCGTCGTATCATCGAGCTCGCGCAACGCCGTACGCGCGGCATCGACGCGCGCCGCCACGCCGTCGGGGGAGTAGTCGGTGATGTCGTCGTCGTGGCCGAGGATGCCCATTTCCGTTGCCGCGCATGGATCTAGCGACGCGAACGTATGGAGGTAGCGTTCGGCGACGGCGTCGACGGCCGTTGGTGGCCTAACCAAGGTTGTTGGTTGCGAAGGTATCGCACTTCTTGATGTCGCCGGTTTGGTAGCCGACCGTGAACCACTTCTGCCGCTCCGCCGACGAGCCGTGCGTCCACTGTTCGGGGTTGATCCGCCCCGTCGCCTGCTTCTGAATCCGGTCGTCGCCAACGGATGATGCGGCTGACAATGCGTCGGCAATGTCTTTGTCGCTCAACGGCTCCAGGAAGGTCACGCCTGTGCTCGCCTGCTTGGTGGTGGCCGCGTAATGCGCCCAGATACCGGCGTAGCAGTCGGCTTGCAGTTCCGTGCGCACACTGTTGCCCTGAGCCCCCTGAACGCCTTGCTGGGCGCGTCCGATCGTGCCCTGCAAGTCCTGGACATGATGGCCGTATTCATGCGCCACGACATACTCTTGGGCGAACGGGCCACCGCTGGAACCGAATTGGTCGACCAGCACCTGGAAGAAGTCGGTGTCGAAGTACGCGGTCTTGTCGACAGGACAGTAAAACGGACCGACGGAGGTGTCGGCAGGGCCACAGCCGGTGTCCACCGAACCGTGAAAAAGCGTGGTGCGAGGCGGGGTGTAGCCGGGGAGTAGCTGCTGCCATACGCCGTCCACCGAGTTCGTCGTCGCGACCACCCGGCATTCCACATACTTGTTGGCATCGGCACCGGTCTTGCAGTGGCTCAGGTCATAGCCGGGCGCTTGAACACCGCCTGCGCCGATCTCCTGTTGCTGGGGGGTTATCGCGCTCGGATCGACGCCGAGGAACAGCGCGATCACGACGATGACCAATCCGCCGAGCCCGCCGCCGATCGCGATTCCTCGCCCACCTCCACCGCCACCTCCGGCGGAGATGTTGCTCGTGTCGATCTGCATACCCTCGTTGAAGGTCATTGCCCCGCTCCGTCGCTCGCCACACCCTGTTCAGACCCAGGCGTGTCCAGCTTTGCACACTACGATTTGGGCGTGGCAGTCCTTCTGGGGCATTCGACCATCGCGCACACGGCACTGGGAGGTCTTCGCGGCACCACCGACGGTGGCGTCGAGGTGTGGCGCGGCGTGCCGTACGCCGAGCAGCCGATCGGTGAACGTCGGTTTCTGGCGCCGGCTCCGCTGCAGCCGTGGACCGGGGTGCGCGACGCGCTCGAGCACGGACCGCTCCCGCCGCAGAGTAAGTCGTTCGTCGGCGGGGGTCGCGACGATCCGAAGGTGCGCGACGAAGCATGTCTGACCCTGACGGTGTGGTCGCCCGACACCACCGGCTCCCTGCCCGTGATGGTGTGGATTCCCGGCGGTGCATTCGTCTACGGGGCCGGCCAATTCCAGCTCTACAACGGATCGCGGCTGGCCGCCAACGGAAACGTGGTGGTCAACGTCACTTACCGGATCGGTGTGTTCGGCGGCTTCGAACTCAGCGATCTCGGCGACGGGTTCGACGACAACCTGGCGCTGCGTGATCAGATGGCCGCCTTGCGATGGATCAAGGAGAACATCGCCGCGTTCGGCGGTGATCCCGATCGAGTGACCGTGTTTGGGGAATCGGCGGGTGCGACGTCCGTGCTGGCGTTGTTGGCCAGTCCCGCCGCCGACGGCCTGTTCCGTGGGGCGATCGCTCAGAGTCCGGCGCTGCCGCTGATCGCCGACCGCGACCTGCGGGCCAGGCAGGCCCACGAATTCCTGATGCGGTTAGGTGTGGGTGCCGACGAGGTCAAGCGGCTACCGCAGCGGCAGCTGCGCCGTGCCGCGGGCATGCTGCAGCTCAAGAGCGCCGCGAGGACCCCGACGCTGGCTTACGGGTTGACCTACGGTGTCGACCTGCTGCCTCAGCATCCCGTCGACGCGGCCCGCGTGGGCAAGCTGGCGCGGGTGCCGCTGATCATCGGCACCAACAGTCACGAGGCGTCGATGTTCGCCTGGACCAAGCCGCCGATGCTGCCAACGACGGTTGCGTCGATCGACTCGTACCTCGACCGTGTCGCTCCCGATGCCAAGCAACAGGTGCTGGCGGCGTACCCGGACTACCCACGTAGGCGTGCGCTCGTCGCGTTCGGGTCCGACGTCATGTTCGGCCGCGGAGTCTGGGCGTTCGCCGACGCTTACAGTTCCCATGCACCGACGCACATGTACCGGTTCGACCATTTCGGTTGGAGCTTGCGGCTTCTCGGCCTCGGCGCCACGCATGGCAGTGAGATCGTGCACATCCAGCACAGCTACGCGTCGTTCATCGGACGCAAGTTGCATCCGCTGGGACGGAGGCTGCAACCGCCCGTCGGCAGGCGGATGCAACGCGCCTGGCTGGACTTCGCGGCCAAGGGCTGGGAGACGGGCGAAATCCATTGGTCCAGCGGACATCACTGGCCGATCTATGACACGGAAAACCGCTTCACCCGGATCATCCAGACCGCCCACGACACCGTGGTCTCCGATCCCGACGCCGACCGTCGCAAGGCCTGGGAAGGGCTGTACTAGGTTCCGCCGAAACGGCATTCCGGTACGCCTGTACTCGAACTTTCCGTGCCGGAATGCCGTTTCGCCGCAAGATCAGTAATGCTTGTCGGCGTACTCGAGCAGGTTGTAGAGGAACTTCTGGAACGTCCGCGCCATCACTGGGCGGCCCAGCGTCATGCCGAGGCGCGCTACCACGCCGTTGGGCTTCATCGCCATCACCCACGTCAGGTTGCAACCGGTGGTGGTCGGCACGATGCGGTAATCCTCCGCGAACGCCGCGATGCTGCGGGTCGATGCCTGGTTGAATCGAAAAGCCATGTGGCTGTAGGGTTCCCAGGCCAAGAACTCCTCATCGCCGACGATGCCGCCGCGCATATCGACGGTTCGCGTGGTGCCGACGCCATGCGGTTGGGGGCTGGTCCACGTCACCTTGGTGATCGCCGTGGCCCACTGCGGCCACGACTCGGCGTCGTCGAGGATCTCGAAAACCTGCTCGGGGGTGATGGTCAGATCGACGGTCGAGACGAAGCGGAACGGTGCGCTATCGATGAAGTCGCGGCCGACGCGCTCGCATGGGTGCATGGCCATACACGGTAGACGACGGTGTCTAGCCAGGGCCGTCGCTGGCCGCCGCCAACAACGGCACCAATACTTCGCTGATTGGAGTGGCCAGCCCGTGCGCGGCGGCCTTCCGCAGGATGACGCCGTTGCGGATGTCCCACTCCAGCGGCCGGCCCGCTTCGCGGTCGGTCAGCATCGACGTGGTGAGGTCCGGCGGGGCCTGCGCCAGCATGCCGATGATCTCGTCGATCACCTCGTCGCGAAGGTTGGCACCCTCGGCGCGCGCGACCGCGAGGCATTCGGTCAGATACCGGCGCCCGAGCGCCGCCACGTCGTCGCGACGAAAGGCGCCGGAGCGTCGACCGGTCAGCACCATGACCGCGACCACAGCGTTGACCAGCAGCTTGTGCCATGCGGAGGTGTTGAAGTCGGAGTCGAGCTCGACGTTCACACCTGCCGGCCGCAACAGCTGCGCCAGAATGTCTGCTGCCTCGGTATTGGGCAGAATCAGCCGCGGCTCTGTGCGGGCCCGGACCCAGCCCTCCGGCTGGATTTCCGCCGAAAGCCAGACGGCTGCGGGCACCACCGTCGACGACGAGCAGAACCGGCCTACCCGCTCGACCTGTTCGACGCCGTTCTGCAGCGCGCACACCACAGTGCGGTCATTGCACAGCCGCGCCAGCCAGCCGCCGGCCTGTTCGTTCTGGGTGTCCTTCACCGCGATGAACACCACGTCAACGGGTTCATCCATGTCAGCGGGGTCGGTGTGCACGGGTCCCGGCAGCATGATCGGCGCGTGATCGTCGGGCCGAACCTCGATCGAGGAACGCGGGCTGTGCCCACACAGCAGGACGGAGTGACCCGCGGCGTGCAGGTAGGCGGCCACGGTTGCGCCAATGGCGCCGGGTCCGATCAGTGCGATCTTCGTGCCCGGTGCATTGTCTTCGCGCAAGCGCTCGTCCACGAAGGCCAAGCTACCGGCGGTCAGCACCCCTCTACACTTGGCAATCGTCTCGTCAGGCCATCAACAGGGAGATTTCGTGCTGCGCACACATGCCGCCGGTTCGCTGCGGTCCACCGATGCCGGGCAGAAGGTGACGCTCGCCGGCTGGGTGGCGCGTCGCCGCGACCACGGTGGCGTCATCTTCATCGACTTGCGCGATGCGTCCGGCGTGGCACAGGTGGTGTTCCGTGAGGGCGACGTGCTGGCCCAGGCCCATCGGCTGCGCGCGGAGTTCTGCATTGCCGTCGACGGTGTCGTCGAGGTCCGGCCCCAAGGCAACGAGAACCCCGAAATCCCCACCGGCGAGATCGAAGTCAACGCGACGTCGCTGACGGTGCTGGGGGAGAGCGCGCCA from Mycobacterium sp. JS623 encodes:
- a CDS encoding amidohydrolase family protein yields the protein MTRKLPYPVFDADNHFYEPKEALTKFLPEHRKHVIDYIEVRGRTKIMVRNQVSDYIPNPTFEVVARPGAQEEYFRHGSGGKSFREVMGKPMKAIPAFRDPAARMEVMDGLGLDYSLMFPTLASLVEERMKDDPALIADVIHALNEWMYETWQFDYQGRIFSTPVINLGIVDRALEELQWCLERGAKTVLVRPAPVPGLRGTRSFGTEEFDPFWDACVKAGIPVSMHASDSGYAEYLNDWEPADEFLPFKPTAFRMVSMGKRPIEDSMAALVCHGALTRNPDLRILSIENGADWVPYLFKQFENTYKKMPQAFPENPVEAFRRGVYVAPFWEDDFAQMAELCGVNRVIFGSDWPHPEGLAEPTHLIDDLQGLDDEGQRKVMGGNMIDLFKVPNEIVHNPDVPPLVIPA
- a CDS encoding TetR/AcrR family transcriptional regulator; amino-acid sequence: MRSALAILGETGRTDFTVLEVVERSKTSLRSFYQHFTTKDELLLALVDKIMSESTKKWREDTAGVESAAALRILIDRICTPAESSTQDRVNRGLTNYNDHLAETLPREYARVLSPLHELIKDIINRGINEGTFRKDLTVDATAALIMQSALGAMRLQVLGAELNGAPIDADHIYEFCVAGLVRPGNGV
- a CDS encoding acyl-CoA thioesterase — its product is MTTDSAQTWTVAGLLDLFDVCQDGENRFIAETGPAGEDERQVVEGTQVLAQAIVAVAKRFPDKSVRSVSAVFARAVMVGAGPVELELDVVSEGRSTATAIVAAKQNGKRCITMTMLTDVPTADVIRHHLPRPEVAGPNDANVAEMPMEGRQLRLVDVVDVNSPDEVGPPELYAWLHYDPIPSRDDLAKALVAYFTGHLGISTTMRAHEGIGTGQAHLTVSTAPMTITVSFHEPVRWDGWLLYTHESTQVGAGMSYVRGAVHTEEGNLIASFAQDALIRPLRTTDTAIKEQSRL
- a CDS encoding DinB family protein encodes the protein MTPEPIEPDTKDWTWVLSRACPECGFDAASVHYTEVADRIRGDATNWMARLGEPGATERREPTVWSTLEYGCHVRDVHRIFNNRMQLMLTEDDPQFPNWDQDETAIADGYASQHPATVATELFDAANVVADTYAHVPADAWSRRGLRSNGSEFTIATIAIYHLHDIVHHAHDVDH
- a CDS encoding MBL fold metallo-hydrolase — encoded protein: MDTVPMTPILTMLRVNGWQLYVWRDDDSVTLIDTGAPGSGAEILEAVPGVDRIVLTHGHVDHIGSAAELHEATGAPVYAGAGDADAIRTGTAVPPAVFEDWEIPIYQRVSVGLPDTAPPVPVDRELGDGDVLDFGGGAEILAIPGHTEGSIAIHLPRHGVLFTGDTIANVSTVMLGVFNQNRAQTVAAFQRLAALDADTACFGHGEPISSGAGDRIREVAATLVP
- a CDS encoding DUF885 domain-containing protein, whose translation is MVRPPTAVDAVAERYLHTFASLDPCAATEMGILGHDDDITDYSPDGVAARVDAARTALRELDDTTATDEVDHVTIAAMRERLGLQIELHDAGLDVGDLNVIASPLQSMRDVFDLMATDTDEDWALIDKRMSKVPDRVGGYVEALRAAAAAGRAPAARQVARGAQQAAQIQQLFVTMVADAAPGNDVLHADLQQRAAAAAEAYATLAVALRDEIAPHARQEDAFGRDAYRLLSREFLGTAVDLDETYQWGLERLESIVAEQELIANQLYPGASVSEALRRLDDEPRYLIHGTDALQAWMQDLSDRAVDSLADTHFDIAPALRRLECRIAPTHTGGIYYTGPSEDLSRPGRMWWSVPPGVDTFRTWQETTTVFHEGVPGHHLQVGRAVVSSDRLNRWRRMGCWVSGHGEGWALYAERLMADLGWLDDAGNRMGMLDAQRFRAARVVIDIGVHCGLTAPDGGQWDAERAWVFLQSHSAMTEEHLRFELDRYLGWPGQAPSYAIGQRIWQQLRDEMLGRGLSLKEFHSRALDLGGLPLDVLRSALLADFAAS
- the ypfJ gene encoding KPN_02809 family neutral zinc metallopeptidase produces the protein MTFNEGMQIDTSNISAGGGGGGGRGIAIGGGLGGLVIVVIALFLGVDPSAITPQQQEIGAGGVQAPGYDLSHCKTGADANKYVECRVVATTNSVDGVWQQLLPGYTPPRTTLFHGSVDTGCGPADTSVGPFYCPVDKTAYFDTDFFQVLVDQFGSSGGPFAQEYVVAHEYGHHVQDLQGTIGRAQQGVQGAQGNSVRTELQADCYAGIWAHYAATTKQASTGVTFLEPLSDKDIADALSAASSVGDDRIQKQATGRINPEQWTHGSSAERQKWFTVGYQTGDIKKCDTFATNNLG
- a CDS encoding carboxylesterase/lipase family protein encodes the protein MAVLLGHSTIAHTALGGLRGTTDGGVEVWRGVPYAEQPIGERRFLAPAPLQPWTGVRDALEHGPLPPQSKSFVGGGRDDPKVRDEACLTLTVWSPDTTGSLPVMVWIPGGAFVYGAGQFQLYNGSRLAANGNVVVNVTYRIGVFGGFELSDLGDGFDDNLALRDQMAALRWIKENIAAFGGDPDRVTVFGESAGATSVLALLASPAADGLFRGAIAQSPALPLIADRDLRARQAHEFLMRLGVGADEVKRLPQRQLRRAAGMLQLKSAARTPTLAYGLTYGVDLLPQHPVDAARVGKLARVPLIIGTNSHEASMFAWTKPPMLPTTVASIDSYLDRVAPDAKQQVLAAYPDYPRRRALVAFGSDVMFGRGVWAFADAYSSHAPTHMYRFDHFGWSLRLLGLGATHGSEIVHIQHSYASFIGRKLHPLGRRLQPPVGRRMQRAWLDFAAKGWETGEIHWSSGHHWPIYDTENRFTRIIQTAHDTVVSDPDADRRKAWEGLY
- a CDS encoding SRPBCC family protein, which translates into the protein MAMHPCERVGRDFIDSAPFRFVSTVDLTITPEQVFEILDDAESWPQWATAITKVTWTSPQPHGVGTTRTVDMRGGIVGDEEFLAWEPYSHMAFRFNQASTRSIAAFAEDYRIVPTTTGCNLTWVMAMKPNGVVARLGMTLGRPVMARTFQKFLYNLLEYADKHY
- a CDS encoding oxidoreductase encodes the protein MDERLREDNAPGTKIALIGPGAIGATVAAYLHAAGHSVLLCGHSPRSSIEVRPDDHAPIMLPGPVHTDPADMDEPVDVVFIAVKDTQNEQAGGWLARLCNDRTVVCALQNGVEQVERVGRFCSSSTVVPAAVWLSAEIQPEGWVRARTEPRLILPNTEAADILAQLLRPAGVNVELDSDFNTSAWHKLLVNAVVAVMVLTGRRSGAFRRDDVAALGRRYLTECLAVARAEGANLRDEVIDEIIGMLAQAPPDLTTSMLTDREAGRPLEWDIRNGVILRKAAAHGLATPISEVLVPLLAAASDGPG